The genomic stretch aaagaaagaagaaaggaaaagaagaattaGGATTTgaggaagaaaagataagatatttttggcCGATTTGGATAAGCTGTGTGGCGCAGGTGACGCGGACGTGTGGAGCATGCAGTCGCGCGGTTGACGAGATTTTGAAGTGACGCGAaagcgtcggtcacgcggacgcgtgacatgaATTGCGCTAGTGCTGCCAGAGCAGCCTCGCGTACGCACGTCTTTCTGTTAATTCGTATATTTGCCAAAACttagggtgacgcggtcgcatggttGACGCGATTGCGTGAATGGCTATACTTGGAAAaatgacgcagacgcgtggggcacgcggtcgcgtgatagGGCTGGTGCTTCTAGCATCATTCCAGCCTCACTTCTTCATAACTTGCTGCCATACACcccttttacgtcgatttttaaggggcacgcgttcgcgtgggtgacgcagacgcgtgggaGGCTTATTTTCCAAATGACGCGGCAGCGTgcgtgacgcgatcgcgtggcaCGTTTGTGCCTAAGGCACATCTCCAGCCACACTTttgcgtgactctctgttcaatttgtTTTCTTCCTTATGcacttgtgacgcggacgcgtcaacgACGCCTACGCGTCGCGtgcgtgttttttttttaaataataaacatgCAGAATGCTAATGCAAACTATATACAGCTATATGCAGGGATGATGAGAAGAGTCATTAACAccataaaaataaagtaaagtAAAATAAACCTAAGACTGAAACGAAACAATCATActatggtgggttgtctcccacctagcaatTTGCTTTTACGTCATTAAGTTGGACGCTCTTTAGGCTTATTCTGCTTCTCTTGGTGGGTCTTCCAAGAGGAAAATCTCTAGTTCTTTCTGATTCTTCAGTTTCTCACCATGATAAAGCTTTAGGCGATGTCCATTGACCTTTAGAAATTTTAAGTTAGTAGGATGACGCAGGTTGAAAACTCCGTATGGCTCTACCTTTTCTACTttgtatggaccttcccatcttgatctcagTTTGCCTGGCATGAGCATCAGTCTGGAGTTATATAGAAGAACTAACTCCCCTGGTCTGAATTCTCTCCTTTTAATGTGCTTGTCATGGACAACCTTCATTTTCTCCTTGTAATGCCTGGAGTTGTCATAtgcttctaggcgaaggttcTCTAGTTCTGCTAGTTGCAGCTTTCTTTCAGCACCAGTTTTCATAAGATTCATGTTGCACTCCTTTACAGCCCAGAAAGCCTTATGTTCCACCTCTACGGGGAGGTGGCAAGCCTTTCTTTATACCAAGCGGaagggactcatcccaatgggtgtcttgtacgCTGTTCTATATGCTcagagtgcatcttgtagcctggCACTCC from Arachis stenosperma cultivar V10309 chromosome 9, arast.V10309.gnm1.PFL2, whole genome shotgun sequence encodes the following:
- the LOC130949615 gene encoding uncharacterized protein LOC130949615 gives rise to the protein MNLMKTGAERKLQLAELENLRLEAYDNSRHYKEKMKVVHDKHIKRREFRPGELVLLYNSRLMLMPGKLRSRWEGPYKVEKVEPYGVFNLRHPTNLKFLKVNGHRLKLYHGEKLKNQKELEIFLLEDPPREAE